The Streptococcus equi subsp. equi nucleotide sequence CGCATTTCACCGCTACACATGGAATTCCACTCTCCCCTTCTGCACTCAAGTTTAACAGTTTCCAAAGCATACAATGGTTAAGCCACTGCCTTTAACTTCAGACTTATCAAACCGCCTGCGCTCGCTTTACGCCCAATAAATCCGGACAACGCTCGGGACCTACGTATTACCGCGGCTGCTGGCACGTAGTTAGCCGTCCCTTTCTGGTTAGTTACCGTCACATGATGGACTTTCCACTCCCATCACTGTTCTTCTCTAACAACAGAGCTTTACGATCCGAAAACCTTCTTCACTCACGCGGCGTTGCTCGGTCAGGGTTCCCCCCATTGCCGAAGATTCCCTACTGCTGCCTCCCGTAGGAGTCTGGGCCGTGTCTCAGTCCCAGTGTGGCCGTTCACCCTCTCAGGTCGGCTATGTATCGTCGCCTTGGTAGGCCTTTACCCTACCAACTAGCTAATACAACGCAGGTCCATCTCATAGTGGAGCTGTTGCTCCTTTTAAATGGTTAACATGGGTCAACCACTTTTATGCGGTATTAGCTATCGTTTCCAATAGTTATCCCCCGCTATAAGCTAGGTTACCTACGCGTTACTCACCCGTTCGCGACTCACAGATAATTGTAGCAAGCTACGTATCATCTGTGCGTTCCACTTGCATGTATTAGGCACGCCGCCAGCGTTCGTCCTGAGCCAGGATCAAACTCTCGTTAATTCAGTGTTTGAGCTCTTAACTCGACGTCATTACTGACTTGTTTCTTTATTGACAGGTTACTTCCGTAACCCGCACGTTTAGGTCGTCTTATTCAGTTCTCAAAGGTCTTTATCGGGAAGACAGGATTCGAACCTGCGACACCTTGGTCCCAAACCAAGTACTCTACCAAGCTGAGCTACTTCCCGTAACTATGCACCCTAGAGGAGTCGAACCTCTAACCGCCTGATTCGTAGTCAGGTACTCTATCCAGTTGAGCTAAGGGTGCTTTTCCTTATGCTATGCCGAGGACCGGAATCGAACCGGTACGATGTTAACCATCGCAGGATTTTAAGTCCTGTGCGTCTGCCAGTTCCGCCACCCCGGCTCCCCAAAAGCGAACGACGGGATTCGAACCCGCGACCCCCACCTTGGCAAGGTGGTGTTCTACCACTGAACTACGTTCGCAACTCTATCAATGCCGGCTACATGACTTGAACACGCGACCCTCTGATTACAAATCAGATGCTCTACCAACTGAGCTAAGCCGGCCTATCTATGCGGGTTAAGGGACTTGAACCCCCACGCCGTTAAGCGCCAGATCCTAAATCTGGTGCGTCTGCCAATTCCGCCAAACCCGCCTTTATGACCCGTACTGGGCTCGAACCAGTGACCCTTTGATTAAAAGTCAAATGCTCTACCAACTGAGCTAACGAGTCCTACGGTCCCGACGGGAATCGAACCCGCGATCTTCGCCGTGACAGGGCGACGTGATAACCGCTACACTACGGGACCTATTCATAACTTATGGGAGTTAACGGGATCGAACCGCTGACCCTCTGCTTGTAAGGCAGATGCTCTCCCAGCTGAGCTAAACTCCCCCAAGTGGATCTAAGCTAAGCAACTTCCGTATCTCACAGGGGGCAACCCCCAACTACTTCAGGCGTTCTAGGGCTTAACTACTGTGTTCGGCATGGGTACAGGTGTATCTCCTAGGCTATCGTCACTTAACTTACGAGTCTTCTCCACTCAAAATTGAATAACTATAGTCTAACAAGAATTCCTTAAGCTGTCAATAGCGACTGGTTTCATCTTTTGGATAAGTCCTCGAGCTATTAGTATTAGTCCGCTCCATGTGTCACCACACGTCCACTCCTAACCTATCTACCTGATCATCTCTCAGGGCTCTTACTAACTTAACGTTATGGGAAATCTCATCTTGAGGAGGGCTTCGCACTTAGATGCTTTCAGCGCTTATCCCTTCCCTACATAGCTACCCAGCTATGCCTCTGGCGAGACAACTGGTACACCAGCGGTAAGTCCACTCTGGTCCTCTCGTACTAGGAGCAGATCCTCTCAAATTTCCTACGCCCGCGACGGATAGGGACCGAACTGTCTCACGACGTTCTGAACCCAGCTCGCGTGCCGCTTTAATGGGCGAACAGCCCAACCCTTGGGACCGACTACAGCCCCAGGATGCGACGAGCCGACATCGAGGTGCCAAACCTCCCCGTCGATGTGAACTCTTGGGGGAGATAAGCCTGTTATCCCCAGGGTAGCTTTTATCCGTTGAGCGATGGCCCTTCCATACGGTACCACCGGATCACTAAGCCCGACTTTCGTCCCTGCTCGAGGTGTTGCTCTCGCAGTCAAGCTCCCTTATACCTTTACACTCTGCGATTGATTTCCAACCAATCTGAGGGAACCTTTGGGCGCCTCCGTTACATTTTAGGAGGCGACCGCCCCAGTCAAACTGCCCGTCAGACACTGTCTCCGATAGGGATCACCTATCCGGGTTAGAGTAGCCATAACACAAGGGTAGTATCCCAACATCGCCTCCATCGAAACTGGCGTCCCGACTTCTATGGCTCCTACCTATCCTGTACATGTGGTACAGATACTCAATATCAAACTGCAGTAAAGCTCCATGGGGTCTTTCCGTCCTGTCGCGGGTAACCTGCATCTTCACAGGTACTAAAATTTCACCGAGTCTCTCGTTGAGACAGTGCCCAAATCATTACGCCTTTCGTGCGGGTCGGAACTTACCCGACAAGGAATTTCGCTACCTTAGGACCGTTATAGTTACGGCCGCCGTTTACTGGGGCTTCAATTCATACCTTCGCTTGCGCTAAGCACTCCTCTTAACCTTCCAGCACCGGGCAGGCGTCACCCCCTATACATCATCTTACGATTTAGCAGAGAGCTGTGTTTTTGATAAACAGTTGCTTGGGCCTATTCACTGCGGCTGACCTTCAGTCAGCGCCCCTTCTCCCGAAGTTACGGGGCCATTTTGCCGAGTTCCTTAACGAGAGTTCTCTCGATCACCTGAGGCTACTCGCCTCGACTACCTGTGTCGGTTTGCGGTACGGGTAGAGTATACGTATCGCTAGAAGCTTTTCTTGGCAGTGTGACGTCTCTAACTTCGCTACTTAACTTCGCTCCCCTTCACAGCTCAATGTTATAGATGTAAGCATTTGACTCACATCACACCTCACTGCTTAGCCGGACTCTTCCAGTCGTCCGGTTTAGTTAGCCTACTGCGTCCCTCCATCACTATATACTCTAGTACAGGAATATCAACCTGTTGTCCATCGGATACACCCTTCGGTCTCTCCTTAGGTCCCGACTAACCCAGGGCGGACGAGCCTTCCCCTGGAATCCTTAGTCTTACGGTGGACAGGATTCTCACCTGTCTTTCGCTACTCATACCGGCATTCTCACTTCTATGCGTTCCAGCACTCTTCACAGTATACCTTCATCACACATAGAACGCTCTCCTACCATTACCTTAACGGTAATCCACAGCTTCGGTAAACTGTTTTAGCCCCGGTACATTTTCGGCGCAGGGTCACTCGACTAGTGAGCTATTACGCACTCTTTGAATGAATAGCTGCTTCTAAGCTAACATCCTAGTTGTCTGTGCAACCCCACATCCTTTTCCACTTAACAGTTATTTGGGGACCTTAGCTGGTGGTCTGGGCTGTTTCCCTTTCGACTACGGATCTTAGCACTCGCAGTCTGACTGCCGATCATATCTCATTGGCATTCGGAGTTTATCTGAGATTGGTAATCCGGGATGGACCCCTCACCCAAACAGTGCTCTACCTCCAAGAGACTTCATATCGACGCTAGCCCTAAAGCTATTTCGGAGAGAACCAGCTATCTCCAAGTTCGTTTGGAATTTCTCCGCTACCCACAAGTCATCCAAGCACTTTTCAACGTGCCCTGGTTCGGTCCTCCAGTGCGTCTTACCGCACCTTCAACCTGCTCATGGGTAGGTCACATGGTTTCGGGTCTACGTCCACGTACTTACGCCCTATTAAGACTCGGTTTCCCTTCGGCTCCGTCTCTTCAACTTAACCTCGCACATAAACGTAACTCGCCGGTTCATTCTACAAAAGGCACGCTCTCACCCATTAACGGGCTCGAACTTCTTGTAGGCACACGGTTTCAGGTTCTCTTTCACTCCCCTCCCGGGGTGCTTTTCACCTTTCCCTCACGGTACTGGTTCACTATCGGTCACTAGTGAGTATTTAGGGTTAGGAGATGGTCCTCCCAGATTCCGACGAGATTCCTCGTGTCTCGCCGTACTCAGGATACTGCTAGGGTTAAAGACTATTTCGAATACGAGGCTATTACTCTCTTTGGCGACCCTTCCCAAGGCCTTCTTCTATAATCTTGTCGTCCCACAGCGCAGTCCTACAACCCCGAAGAGTAAACTCTTCGGTTTGCCCTCCTGCCTTTTCGCTCGCCGCTACTCAGGCAATCGCGTTTGCTTTCTCTTCCTGCAGCTACTTAGATGTTTCAGTTCACTGCGTCTTCCTTCTCATAACCTTAACAGTTATGGATACTAGCCATTAGCTAGTGGGTTCCCCCATTCGGACATCTCTGGATCTTTGCTTACTTACAGCTCCCCAAAGCATTTCGTCGTTTGTCACGTCCTTCTTCGGCTTCTAGTGCCAAGGCATCCACCGTGCGCCCTTATTAACTTAACCTTATTTTTAAACTCGTTATCACAGCGTTTCGGTTTATTTCTTGTTACTTTCTTACAATCTTTTTTGATTGCGGAATATGATATAGTTATTCAATTTTCAATGGACAAGATTAAGATACTAAGACCGTCCCAACTTGTTGGGCATTTTTGTAGAAAAATAGGAAATCGACGATGTGTGCTTTACACACGAGGAGATTTATCTTTTTCCTAAAAAATGAGGTCGTGTTCAATTACTTGAACTATATCTTATATATCTTAGAATACAGAAAATTAGGTAACCCAAACTTCTCTTTGTATCCTAGATAATGGAGCCTAGCGGGATCGAACCGCTGACCTCCTGCGTGCAAAGCAGGCGCTCTCCCAGCTGAGCTAAGGCCCCGTACACTATAAATGTACTTGTATATGTATACTCTTATCAATGGTCTGTATGAAGCCAAACTGTATTCGAACTAAAACCCTAGTGAAAAAGAATCACTTCCTTGAGTCCTACGACTCTGCGTCAGTTCCCTATTGTCATACGGGTTTCTTAACGTTCTCATGACTTATTTCAAGACCTCTCAAAACTAAATAAGACGCTAAACGTGCTTCCTTTTTCCTTAGAAAGGAGGTGATCCAGCCGCACCTTCCGATACGGCTACCTTGTTACGACTTCACCCCAATCATCTATCCCACCTTAGGCGGCTGGCTCCTTAACGGTTACCTCACCGACTTCGGGTGTTACAAACTCTCGTGGTGTGACGGGCGGTGTGTACAAGGCCCGGGAACGTATTCACCGCGGCGTGCTGATCCGCGATTACTAGCGATTCCGACTTCATGTAGGCGAGTTGCAGCCTACAATCCGAACTGAGATTGGCTTTCAGAGATTAGCTTGCCGTCACCGGCTTGCGACTCGTTGTACCAACCATTGTAGCACGTGTGTAGCCCAGGTCATAAGGGGCATGATGATTTGACGTCATCCCCACCTTCCTCCGGTTTATTACCGGCAGTCTCGCTAGAGTGCCCAACTTAATGATGGCAACTAACAATAAGGGTTGCGCTCGTTGCGGGACTTAACCCAACATCTCACGACACGAGCTGACGACAACCATGCACCACCTGTCTCCAATGTACCGAAGTAACTTCTTATCTCTAAGAATAGCATCGGGATGTCAAGACCTGGTAAGGTTCTTCGCGTTGCTTCGAATTAAACCACATGCTCCACCGCTTGTGCGGGCCCCCGTCAATTCCTTTGAGTTTCAACCTTGCGGTCGTACTCCCCAGGCGGAGTGCTTAATGCGTTAGCTCCGGCACTAAGCCCCGGAAAGGGCCTAACACCTAGCACTCAGCGTTTACGGCGTGGACTACCAGGGTATCTAATCCTGTTTGCTCCCCACGCTTTCGAGCCTCAGCGTCAGTTACAGACCAGAGAGCCGCTTTCGCCACCGGTGTTCCTCCATATATCTACGCATTTCACCGCTACACATGGAATTCCACTCTCCCCTTCTGCACTCAAGTTTAACAGTTTCCAAAGCATACAATGGTTAAGCCACTGCCTTTAACTTCAGACTTATCAAACCGCCTGCGCTCGCTTTACGCCCAATAAATCCGGACAACGCTCGGGACCTACGTATTACCGCGGCTGCTGGCACGTAGTTAGCCGTCCCTTTCTGGTTAGTTACCGTCACATGATGGACTTTCCACTCCCATCACTGTTCTTCTCTAACAACAGAGCTTTACGATCCGAAAACCTTCTTCACTCACGCGGCGTTGCTCGGTCAGGGTTCCCCCCATTGCCGAAGATTCCCTACTGCTGCCTCCCGTAGGAGTCTGGGCCGTGTCTCAGTCCCAGTGTGGCCGTTCACCCTCTCAGGTCGGCTATGTATCGTCGCCTTGGTAGGCCTTTACCCTACCAACTAGCTAATACAACGCAGGTCCATCTCATAGTGGAGCTGTTGCTCCTTTTAAATGGTTAACATGGGTCAACCACTTTTATGCGGTATTAGCTATCGTTTCCAATAGTTATCCCCCGCTATAAGCTAGGTTACCTACGCGTTACTCACCCGTTCGCGACTCACAGATAATTGTAGCAAGCTACGTATCATCTGTGCGTTCCACTTGCATGTATTAGGCACGCCGCCAGCGTTCGTCCTGAGCCAGGATCAAACTCTCGTTAATTCAGTGTTTGAGCTCTTAACTCGACGTCATTACTGACTTGTTTCTTTATTGACAGGTTACTTCCGTAACCCGCACGTTTAGGTCGTCTTATTCAGTTCTCAAAGGTCTTTGTCTCACGAGACAACTATTACATTCTATCAGCTTAGACTGCCTTTGTCAACTACTTTTTTTACCTTTTTTTCATTAACTTGAGCTAGTGCTCGCCGACAGCTTCACTAGTATACGATATCTTACCTTTAATTGTCAACTAGTTTTGGACATTTAGTTTCTTCTTTCTTGCGAATGGGTACAATTGTACGGCTGCTAACCTTTTTCCTAACCCTTTTAGACACCAAAAAACTCCCCTTATCGTTTTTAGTGATTGTTTTTCACTGTCCACTTTAAAGGGGAGGTCTAGCTATTAAAGGCTAGGCGGTTTTGACTGGAGGACTATTAGGTGTGAGGTTAATTGGTAAAAACTCTTTCTGTGCTGCCCTCCTTAGGTCATATAGACTTTCTTGGAACCAAAACCCACATATAGCCTACAGAGATCCAATGCTTTAAAAGCTATGAGGTGCTAAGCTGCTGATCAAGTCAGCTTCTCTGACTGTTGCTGCAAGCAAAAGCCTACTAAGCGATCTTAGGCTGTGAGGCGTAAGAACAGGTCATCATACCAATAGCTTTTTGGGGATAAGCTGTGATTTGTATGCCTTAGCTATTTTATAGTGTTTATTTGATTTGTTGCAATGTTGTCACATCATAAAGCATTAGGTGTCCTTTTTGGTCATAGAATTTGACACCCTCTGGCACGAAAATAAGATACTCCGGTTTAATGCCTGCTATTTCAGCTAACTGATTGATCTGACGTTCAAGAGTTGCCCGATCTAAACCATAATTAGGAATATCGTCAAATAAAGACTTGGTCTGCTCTATGCCATCTGCGGCAGTATCTTGCGCTGACGGTTCCTGGTCTTTGGTTGGCTTAATAGTGCTTTCAGCTGCGTCTGAGGTCTTATTGCCTAATAATTCTTGAACCTTTTGCCATTCATCATGAGATAACTCATCTTTAGTAATGGTTCTTAAAGAGCGTCCACCAACTCTAGGAATGCTAAAGGAATCATTACGCCAAACAAAGGTTCCTTCAGCAAGAACGTCCTTAGGATCAAAAATATAGCCATCTGGAGCTGCGTACCGACCTGCCTTGATAGCTGCTTGGACCTCTTCGGCAGAGTGAATAATTTGCCAGTTTTCCATTGAAGTACGTTGATCAGCTGGTGTGACATTAGCAATGACTCCTCCAGCTTCATCATGATTTGGGTTAGACCAAACATCAGGACGAGTATTAGGGTGCTGCATGACATATTTGATGGTCGCAATCTGATCCTTAGTTAGCCATGAATAAGGTACAACATGGATATGATCGATGTGAGGAATGACAAAAGATGTCCATGTATCATAGGTTGCATTACCAGCATGCATCGGTAGGCTGGATACCTCTACAGCTAGCTTTGGCTGAACGCCTGTATCAACAATGTCATAAATATAGTGTTGCTTATCCTTAAGCATGAGCTCTTGCTCTGCAAAGGCAATTTGTGTTAGGTCTAAATGCTCACGATCATAGAAATACTCTTTGCCATCTTTTGTCATCATGTAACCAACCTTACCGCCATTGGTTACCTTGCGACTGACATGCTTAGCGTCAAAGGACATGTCTTTACCGTCTGATTGAACTAATGCCCTTGCAATCTCATCTGCTTGACCATGCTCCTGCAGCCATTGTGCAACCTGGTCAAGCTCCTCTTGCTCTAGCTCACCAAAGCCCATGTAATGGAAATGCTCCTCATGCTTAGCTGTGATGCCTGCCTTATCAACAGAGGAAATAGATGCCTTACTAAAGACATAATGATCACTCGTGTCATAAGGCTTGCCATCTAAGCCTTTACCATAAGCCTTAATCTGATGGCCAAGGAATTGATGTGTAACCTCTTTTGCAGTCTGGTCTTGAGTAGCTGGCTTTGGCTTAGCTATTGGACTGCCCTGCGTTTGACCTGCTAGGTAACGATCAGCCAAGGTTATTTCAAGGGCTGACAATTGCTCACGAGGAATAATATGGTAGTGATCTCCATGAGGAATAACATAGCCAAAGGCATTGGCAAGGGTCACCTGAGTTGGCTCAAAAATGAGACCATCTTCCTCGACGTGCCTGTATTTCTTATCCAAGCCATGCAATTGATCCAACAATTCTCCAAAGGTTTTATCTGCAAATGATAGGCTTGGATCTCCTACTGACGGCAAATTCCCAGCTGGGTGGTGAATCGGGTTAACAGGAATATCATATGGTCTAGGCTGATCTCCTTGACCTGGTAAAGGCTGACCGCCAATAACACTTGGTTTTCCGCCTTGCTTGTTATTCTAATAGGCCTGCGCTGCTACTAGCTCACTTGGGGATAAGTCCTTTTTAGGAATATAGTGGAAGTGACTGCCATGGGGCACTAAAAAGGCATCTCCCATGTCTCCAATAACATCTGTCGGGCTAAAGATATAGCCATCATCAGTTGTATAGCGTCCTTGACTTCTTGCTTCGTTAACAGCTGCCACCTCTGCCTTACTCAAGTGGGCAACCTTAGCCAAGCCTTTTTCCTTAGCTTCCTTTGTTCCCTTTTCAACCTGCTCAGCAATTTGCTGCTTGGTACGAATATTTTTACGCTTGCTTCCTGGCTTTAGATAAACATAATACTTGCCATCAACCTTGATAATATAGCCATCTAGAATCTCGTTAACAACATCAGACTGTTTAAACTGATAATTGGGGTCCGTCATTAATAGCTCTTCACTAAGAATAGCATCATAGGGAACCTTACCATTGTAGAAATGGAAATGATCACCATGTGAGGTTACATAGCCTTGATCTGTGATTTTAACAACGATTTGCTCTGCAGAGATCCCCTCTTCTGCGCTGATTTGATCCATTGTTTTTTCTTTGGGGAGGGCTTTTTTGCCATCCTTTGAATCAATATAGGCAATGCTATTATCTTTAGATGAGGAATTTAGAGCCTTATGCATTCCAAACTGATATGAAGCAGCATTAGTAGCCAATAAAATGGCCACAGCTGATCCTAAAACAATATGCTTCTTTTTCACGTTTTCATCTCCCTTTATTTTAAGCTTTGGTAAAGAGCTTCCAAATTAGCTCTCAAATTGTCTAGATAGGACTTGTTGTTTTTGGGCGCTGCCTCTAGTGGACTGAGCAGCTTGACCTTTGCTCCTGCTGTTTTAGCTATCGCCTTAGCAATTTTAGGATTAACATTATCCTCTGCAAAAATCGTTTTTACCTTATATTCTTTAACAAAGTCTTGAATTTCAGTTAGTTGGCGAGGAGTAGGCTCTTGCTCTGGCGAAATACCAGAAATACCTAACTGCTTTAAGCCAAAGCGTTTTGCTAGATAAGAAAAGGCTGTGTGCTGTGTGACAAAGGTTTTAGATGATGTCTTTTTAAACTTTTTAGTGTACTCATCAGCCAGCTCTTTTGCTTCCTTTTGGAATGCTTGAGCATTCTCAGTGTAAATGGCCTCATGCTTAGGATCTAAACGACTGAGCTCCTTAGCAATAGCGAGTGCTTCTTCACCTGCTAAAATAGGATCTGTCCAGGTATGAGGATCATACAGGGTAGCAGGGTCAATGCCATCTGTCACCTCAATATCCTCCAAACCAGTAACACGATCTAAGGTTAAAGATTTGGAAGCTTCAAAAACAGCAACCTTTGATTTCTTCAAATTAGGATCCAAATCATCAGCCCAGGCCTCTAGGGTGTGAGAGTGATAAACAAATAAATCAGCATCGTAAATGGCAGCAACGTCATTTACAGATGGCTCAAAGGAATGAATACCTGCCCCTGACTGAATCATCCGAACATCGTTTAGCTCACCAGATACCGCCTTTGTCATGGCGTAAATAGGATAAAAGCTAGTGACGATCGTCATGCCTCTTGACTGCTTGCTTTGCTCCTTGGGCTTGCTACAGGCAACAAGACCTGAAAAAAGAGCAAGCAACAGTGTTAAATGTATCCATTTTCTTTTCATATAATCTCCTTTGCTCATTAACCAGTTATGAACCGGTTAATTTTAACAGCTTTAGATGTATTTGTCAAATTTTTTAATAAAAAATAAAAGCCATTAAAACGATGGCTTAATCAGCCCCTAACCTGCTTAACCTTTATAAGAAGCCATAGCTCTATGATAAACTGTGGTCTGTGACGCATGACCTCACTGTCTGTTATCTTACTGTTGCATGATACGTTTAAAAAGATTTAGCCTTCTTTTTTTAGATTGTAGAACGGCGCTGAACAATCACTTAACCGTCAAAAAAACGCCTTGATAGCTGCAAGACGTTTTTACTTATTTGGTTTTAGCTAGAGCGACGTTTTGTCACAAGACCGATGACAGCTGCAAGGCCTATTAATAGAACTCCCATGAACGCTACCATCGGCGCTGCTGATTCACCAGATCTTGGCAAAGCCTTAGTCTCTTTTTTACCTTCTTTAGGGGCTACATTACGGTTTGACGAGGACTTGGTTTCTGGCTTAGCGACATTCTTATCCTTTTCAGGATCCTTTGGCTCCTTGCCTAAGGGCTTTGTGTCTTTAGAATGGCGCTCAGACTCGCTGAGTTTATTATCGGTTCTGATTTGAGCTTTGGTTAAAAAGCCGCTGACATCACTACCGGTAGAGGCTTTTTTAGGTATCTTGACCCCGTTGATAACAATCTCATAAAACATACCGTCCATGAGCTGATTCACAAAGGTTGCCTTACCTGATTGATCAGTTTTGCCTATTGCCCTGATAGCTCCGTATCGATTTTTCAGCACAACCTCTTGCCCTGCCAACTTATTTCCATTGGCATCATAAACAGTTACTATGGCTGGTGTCTTAGAGTAAACAACAGGCTTTGTTCCTTTACCGTCGACATAAAAAGCAGCAGCCTTATGCTCATTAGACTCACTCGTGCGAACAGTATAGCCCTGTAGCTTACCATCAATTGAGACACTGATATTACGTGATAGTGGTAGTTTGGTAAAGACTGCTTGACCATCAGCATTTGTCTTTGCTGAAGCAATTGTCGTCTTAGCACCGTCTATCAGAGCAGTCAAGCTTACCTCCTTGCCTGCAACAACCCTATCCTCTTTATCTAGGGCAGTGACAACAAAATGAAAGCCTTCCTCTAGCGGACTTGACTTTCCATCCTCCTGCTTAGGAGTGTCCTTGGACTGAGGTGACGTACCTGATGACGAGCTTGATGAGGTATCAAGGTAAGCATTAACAGACATTTTTGTCATGACCTGCCCTATATACTTACCATTAAGCTCATAATGATAAAAGGTTCCGTCCAACAAACGATCCTTGAAGGTTACCTTTCCATTTTTATCTGAGACAAGACTTCCCACCAGTTGACCCTGACGTATTTTTAGGGTGACTGTTTGCCCTTCTAAGGGCTCACTATCTTGATTTCGGACCGTAATATCAATGACATTTTTACTATAAAGAGGCTCCTTTGTCCCTGCTCCCTTAGCGACAAAGCTTGCTGCCTCTTTAGATCCAGCAAGACTGGTTCTCACTGTATAGCCCTTGGTTTCCCCGTCAACAGAAACACTCAAATTAATGTTTAAGGGTAATTGAGTAAAAATAGCCTGACCATTGCTGTTAGAGACAGCAGAAGCTACCTGCTTAGCGGGATTAGCTGTCGTGTCTAACAAGACAACTGTTTTTCCTTCAAGAGCACGACCGTTGCTATCAAGTATCGTGGCAACAAAATCAAAACCCTCAGCCGCTTGCGACGTCGCAGTGACAACGTTGTCTCTGGCATAAGTCGTATAGGTATTGGCATTGGCTGCCAAGGCCAAGCTAGATATAACAGTAACCGTTAAAAGACTGACTTTTTTCAATGACTGTTTCTTCATAAAAAAGCTCCTTTATTTTGATTAACTAGCCTAGTTTTAATGGGAAATATCCCCTTGATACCCTTTCTGAGGTGATAGGAACAGCAGCAATCTCTCTTAGCCTATGATGCCTAAGCTTTAAAGCTAAGTTTTCAAAGTCCACCTAAGGGGCTACATGCCACAACAAAAAGCATCAGATGAACAGACATCTAGAGGCAACAGCCGATCTAAGATAATAGTTAGTAGCCATTTTAGCTACTCTCAAGGCTGTCGCCGCAGTGATGATGTGATTGTCTATGCTTTTTAATAAAACTTAACTAGTTAAGATTTTTGTGCTGCTATCCTATCAAATAACCCCCGCCAAGTCAACAACAATGCTCATACCACAGCAAGCAAAGCATTTTGATGATGACTGAACAGCCAAATCAGCCAAGCCCCAGGCAGCAAAAAAGAGGATTCA carries:
- a CDS encoding Streptococcal histidine triad protein, whose translation is MDQLHGLDKKYRHVEEDGLIFEPTQVTLANAFGYVIPHGDHYHIIPREQLSALEITLADRYLAGQTQGSPIAKPKPATQDQTAKEVTHQFLGHQIKAYGKGLDGKPYDTSDHYVFSKASISSVDKAGITAKHEEHFHYMGFGELEQEELDQVAQWLQEHGQADEIARALVQSDGKDMSFDAKHVSRKVTNGGKVGYMMTKDGKEYFYDREHLDLTQIAFAEQELMLKDKQHYIYDIVDTGVQPKLAVEVSSLPMHAGNATYDTWTSFVIPHIDHIHVVPYSWLTKDQIATIKYVMQHPNTRPDVWSNPNHDEAGGVIANVTPADQRTSMENWQIIHSAEEVQAAIKAGRYAAPDGYIFDPKDVLAEGTFVWRNDSFSIPRVGGRSLRTITKDELSHDEWQKVQELLGNKTSDAAESTIKPTKDQEPSAQDTAADGIEQTKSLFDDIPNYGLDRATLERQINQLAEIAGIKPEYLIFVPEGVKFYDQKGHLMLYDVTTLQQIK
- a CDS encoding Streptococcal histidine triad protein; the protein is MKKKHIVLGSAVAILLATNAASYQFGMHKALNSSSKDNSIAYIDSKDGKKALPKEKTMDQISAEEGISAEQIVVKITDQGYVTSHGDHFHFYNGKVPYDAILSEELLMTDPNYQFKQSDVVNEILDGYIIKVDGKYYVYLKPGSKRKNIRTKQQIAEQVEKGTKEAKEKGLAKVAHLSKAEVAAVNEARSQGRYTTDDGYIFSPTDVIGDMGDAFLVPHGSHFHYIPKKDLSPSELVAAQAY
- the znuA_2 gene encoding zinc-binding lipoprotein LraI precursor, laminin-binding protein encodes the protein MKRKWIHLTLLLALFSGLVACSKPKEQSKQSRGMTIVTSFYPIYAMTKAVSGELNDVRMIQSGAGIHSFEPSVNDVAAIYDADLFVYHSHTLEAWADDLDPNLKKSKVAVFEASKSLTLDRVTGLEDIEVTDGIDPATLYDPHTWTDPILAGEEALAIAKELSRLDPKHEAIYTENAQAFQKEAKELADEYTKKFKKTSSKTFVTQHTAFSYLAKRFGLKQLGISGISPEQEPTPRQLTEIQDFVKEYKVKTIFAEDNVNPKIAKAIAKTAGAKVKLLSPLEAAPKNNKSYLDNLRANLEALYQSLK
- a CDS encoding cell surface-anchored protein, whose amino-acid sequence is MKKQSLKKVSLLTVTVISSLALAANANTYTTYARDNVVTATSQAAEGFDFVATILDSNGRALEGKTVVLLDTTANPAKQVASAVSNSNGQAIFTQLPLNINLSVSVDGETKGYTVRTSLAGSKEAASFVAKGAGTKEPLYSKNVIDITVRNQDSEPLEGQTVTLKIRQGQLVGSLVSDKNGKVTFKDRLLDGTFYHYELNGKYIGQVMTKMSVNAYLDTSSSSSSGTSPQSKDTPKQEDGKSSPLEEGFHFVVTALDKEDRVVAGKEVSLTALIDGAKTTIASAKTNADGQAVFTKLPLSRNISVSIDGKLQGYTVRTSESNEHKAAAFYVDGKGTKPVVYSKTPAIVTVYDANGNKLAGQEVVLKNRYGAIRAIGKTDQSGKATFVNQLMDGMFYEIVINGVKIPKKASTGSDVSGFLTKAQIRTDNKLSESERHSKDTKPLGKEPKDPEKDKNVAKPETKSSSNRNVAPKEGKKETKALPRSGESAAPMVAFMGVLLIGLAAVIGLVTKRRSS